In the genome of Calditrichota bacterium, one region contains:
- a CDS encoding N-acetyl-gamma-glutamyl-phosphate reductase, with translation MTKIHVGIVGGTGYTAHELLKLLLRHPNVDVAFITSESETGTRVSDYFPDLPAHFSQDFVPPDAALFPSADVVFLCTPHGESQKWAPGILASGAKVVDLSGDYRLRSPEVYEDWYHLPHQDARNLKEAVYGLSEIYREQIAGADLVANPGCYPTGALLSLIPLIKAGAIQPDKIFIDAKSGVSGAGKKLSQPTHFVEANENLTPYNAGHTHRHIGEIEQELQAAGHRSIPVVFVPQLVPLTRGILETIYIDRPAVKDQKNILQILREFYHGEPFVRILEDRLPAIRMAAGTNLCFIGAVYDRETDVLIVVNSFDNLLKGASGQAVQNMNILFNLDETTGLF, from the coding sequence ATGACTAAAATACACGTGGGAATTGTCGGCGGAACCGGCTACACCGCCCATGAATTGCTCAAATTATTGCTGCGTCACCCGAACGTGGACGTGGCCTTTATCACGTCCGAAAGCGAAACCGGCACGCGTGTGTCAGACTATTTTCCGGATCTCCCGGCCCATTTTTCACAGGATTTCGTGCCGCCGGACGCCGCCCTTTTCCCATCAGCCGATGTCGTATTTTTGTGTACGCCCCACGGTGAATCCCAGAAATGGGCGCCGGGTATCCTGGCTTCAGGAGCCAAAGTTGTTGATTTAAGCGGTGACTACCGACTTCGCTCACCGGAGGTTTACGAAGACTGGTACCACCTGCCGCATCAAGATGCGCGAAATCTCAAAGAGGCGGTGTACGGGCTTTCGGAAATCTACCGGGAACAAATTGCTGGCGCCGATCTCGTGGCCAATCCCGGCTGCTATCCGACGGGTGCACTGCTTAGCCTCATTCCCCTTATAAAGGCCGGAGCCATTCAGCCGGACAAAATTTTCATCGATGCCAAATCCGGCGTTTCCGGCGCGGGGAAAAAGCTGTCGCAACCCACGCATTTTGTGGAGGCGAATGAAAATCTTACCCCCTACAACGCGGGGCACACGCACCGGCACATCGGTGAAATCGAACAGGAACTGCAGGCCGCAGGGCACAGGAGCATTCCCGTCGTGTTTGTTCCGCAGCTGGTTCCGCTCACCCGCGGTATTCTGGAAACCATTTACATCGACCGCCCGGCAGTCAAAGATCAAAAAAACATCCTGCAAATTTTAAGGGAGTTTTACCACGGCGAACCCTTTGTTCGGATTTTAGAGGATCGACTGCCCGCCATTCGGATGGCCGCCGGAACCAATCTGTGCTTCATCGGAGCGGTTTACGACCGTGAAACGGACGTGCTGATTGTGGTCAATTCATTTGACAATCTCTTAAAAGGTGCCTCCGGTCAGGCGGTTCAAAATATGAATATTTTATTTAACTTAGATGAAACAACGGGGTTGTTTTAA